A region of Kribbella sp. NBC_01245 DNA encodes the following proteins:
- a CDS encoding DUF3105 domain-containing protein, with translation MGKTQKSRRELIEKMQRDQARSDKRRTWTIVAVSIIVGLGIIAFPAIKLIQDSRTRNMAITDIGAKAGSAGCDAIIDDKASGLLDHKPDGTKITYSVSPPSSGPHYQNWAPFGKTFYALSDRPAIENLVHNLEHGYTILWYNEAIANDKDKVGEIERIAKAKSPDSARGKFIAAPFKSTDGAAWPAGKNIAFSHWSAGEANVAKGHRQFCAEPSGDALKQFMDKYPATDAQEPNGG, from the coding sequence GTGGGTAAGACGCAGAAGTCACGTCGCGAGCTGATCGAGAAGATGCAGCGCGACCAGGCGCGGTCGGACAAGCGCCGTACCTGGACCATCGTCGCCGTCTCGATCATCGTGGGCCTCGGCATCATCGCTTTCCCGGCGATCAAGCTGATCCAGGACTCCCGGACCAGGAACATGGCGATCACCGACATCGGCGCCAAGGCCGGTAGCGCGGGTTGCGACGCGATCATCGACGACAAGGCCTCCGGTCTGCTGGACCACAAGCCTGACGGCACCAAGATCACCTACTCGGTGTCACCGCCGTCGTCCGGTCCGCACTACCAGAACTGGGCGCCCTTCGGGAAGACGTTCTACGCCCTCTCGGACCGCCCCGCGATCGAGAACCTCGTGCACAACCTCGAGCACGGCTACACGATCCTCTGGTACAACGAGGCCATCGCGAACGACAAGGACAAGGTCGGCGAGATCGAGCGCATCGCCAAGGCCAAGTCGCCCGACAGCGCGCGTGGCAAGTTCATCGCCGCGCCCTTCAAGTCCACCGACGGCGCCGCCTGGCCGGCCGGCAAGAACATCGCCTTCTCCCACTGGAGCGCCGGCGAGGCCAACGTCGCCAAGGGCCACCGCCAGTTCTGCGCCGAGCCGAGCGGCGACGCCCTCAAGCAGTTCATGGACAAGTACCCCGCCACCGACGCCCAAGAGCCCAACGGCGGCTGA
- a CDS encoding Gfo/Idh/MocA family protein, whose product MNDQRTLRVGVIGLGFAGQAAMEGFAALPGVSLEAVAGLEKDRLEELGERFGIPRRYERWQDLITSGLDAVSIATPTHLHAPIAVAALEAGLHVLCEKPLARSVAEGAAMVAAAEKAGRVLKVVFNHRERGDVAVLKKQIDAGQLGRIYYAKAHWMRRNGIPGLGGWFTSREMAGGGPLIDLGVHILDLALYLLGEPLVETASASTFAELGPRGLGGSAYGVAQPLGSEFEVEDLATAYLRLEGGGALHLETSWATFRAPGDNFGIELYGTEGGARIEVQDYRHGDTLRIFTDVGGVPAEVRPAVGKGEGHRAVVREFVEIVSSGNWAEHNGAAGLRRTKVIEACYRSALKHREVSVNA is encoded by the coding sequence ATGAACGATCAAAGAACGCTGCGGGTGGGTGTGATCGGCCTGGGTTTTGCCGGGCAGGCCGCGATGGAAGGGTTTGCGGCACTGCCCGGGGTGTCACTCGAGGCGGTGGCCGGACTGGAGAAGGATCGACTGGAGGAGCTTGGCGAACGGTTCGGTATCCCCCGGCGGTACGAGCGCTGGCAGGACCTCATCACGTCCGGCCTGGATGCGGTCAGTATCGCCACCCCGACGCATCTGCATGCCCCGATCGCCGTCGCCGCGTTGGAGGCCGGCCTGCACGTGTTGTGCGAGAAGCCGCTCGCGCGTTCGGTGGCCGAAGGCGCGGCCATGGTCGCGGCGGCGGAGAAGGCCGGGCGGGTGCTGAAGGTGGTGTTCAACCATCGCGAACGCGGCGACGTCGCCGTACTCAAGAAGCAGATCGACGCCGGCCAGCTCGGCCGGATCTACTACGCGAAGGCGCATTGGATGCGCCGCAACGGCATTCCCGGGCTCGGCGGCTGGTTCACGAGTCGCGAGATGGCCGGTGGTGGGCCGCTGATCGACCTGGGCGTGCACATTCTCGACCTCGCGCTCTACCTGCTCGGCGAGCCGTTGGTCGAGACCGCCAGCGCGTCGACCTTCGCCGAACTCGGGCCGCGCGGCCTGGGCGGTTCGGCGTACGGCGTGGCGCAGCCGCTGGGGTCGGAGTTCGAGGTGGAGGACCTCGCCACGGCGTACTTGCGGCTCGAAGGTGGTGGCGCGCTGCACCTGGAGACGAGCTGGGCCACGTTCCGCGCGCCCGGCGACAACTTCGGCATCGAGCTGTACGGCACGGAGGGTGGTGCTCGCATCGAGGTGCAGGACTATCGGCACGGGGATACGTTGCGGATCTTCACGGATGTCGGTGGCGTACCGGCCGAGGTGCGCCCGGCCGTTGGCAAGGGTGAGGGCCATCGCGCGGTGGTTCGCGAATTCGTCGAGATCGTCAGCAGTGGCAATTGGGCCGAGCACAACGGTGCCGCCGGATTGCGTCG